Proteins encoded by one window of Candidatus Nomurabacteria bacterium:
- the obgE gene encoding GTPase ObgE, translating into MALIDEIKLKAAAGTGGDGVVRWRREKFIAKGGPAGGDGGRGGHVYVEATRDVYIMGTYKQKREYKAEDGKDGGSSSKHGRDGEDLILMLPIGSIITNIDTDHVERLTKEGERILLLHGGQGGKGNEQFKSSINTTPEKATPGKAGEVGEFKIELELYADVGLIGLPNAGKSSLLNALTNATAKIGDYAFTTLDPNLGSFRKYILADIPGLIEGASEGKGLGIKFLRHIKHTNILLHLVSFENEMNTSPVRSKTSKKSEDSIGMMKVYKQIRGELEKYGKGLAEKEEIILLTKTDVSDEKTIAAKVKEFTKLKKPVFTISLYDDASVKAFGDELVKILRK; encoded by the coding sequence ATGGCACTCATTGATGAAATAAAACTTAAAGCAGCGGCAGGCACTGGAGGTGACGGTGTTGTTCGCTGGCGCCGAGAGAAATTCATTGCCAAAGGCGGACCAGCTGGAGGTGATGGTGGCCGTGGTGGTCATGTATACGTTGAAGCAACTCGTGATGTCTATATCATGGGCACCTACAAGCAAAAGCGTGAGTACAAAGCTGAAGATGGCAAAGACGGTGGTAGCTCTAGTAAACACGGCCGAGACGGGGAAGATCTCATCCTCATGCTTCCGATCGGTTCGATCATTACGAACATTGATACTGATCATGTAGAACGGTTGACCAAAGAAGGCGAGCGCATACTACTGCTTCATGGCGGTCAAGGGGGCAAAGGTAATGAGCAATTCAAGAGTTCGATTAATACAACTCCAGAGAAAGCGACTCCAGGCAAAGCCGGCGAAGTTGGTGAATTTAAAATTGAGCTTGAGCTCTATGCTGATGTCGGACTCATAGGACTTCCAAATGCGGGGAAGTCGAGTCTCTTGAATGCGCTTACCAATGCCACAGCGAAAATCGGCGACTATGCATTTACGACACTTGATCCAAACCTCGGAAGCTTTAGAAAATATATTCTCGCTGATATTCCAGGACTTATCGAAGGTGCCAGTGAAGGCAAAGGGCTCGGTATTAAATTCTTGCGTCATATTAAACATACAAACATACTGCTCCACCTTGTGTCATTCGAAAATGAAATGAATACTAGTCCCGTTCGAAGCAAGACTTCAAAGAAGTCTGAAGATTCGATTGGGATGATGAAAGTGTATAAACAAATTCGTGGTGAATTAGAAAAATATGGCAAAGGGCTCGCTGAGAAAGAAGAAATCATACTTCTAACCAAAACTGACGTCAGTGATGAGAAAACTATTGCAGCAAAAGTAAAAGAATTTACGAAGCTTAAAAAGCCAGTGTTTACAATTTCACTCTACGATGATGCGTCTGTGAAAGCATTTGGGGACGAGTTGGTCAAGATTTTGAGAAAATAA
- a CDS encoding MYG1 family protein: MNKHEQIIIVTHDGGFHTDEVFACAALSMYYKDQPLDIIRSRDTRVIETATYVVDVGGVYDSAGKRFDHHQIGGAGERDNGIPYASFGLIWKEFGSKLCGTEEIRDQIDLRLVCPIDAGDNGVELMAYTKPDVRPYLVHNVISKFIPTWREETDVDEGFIEAVNLAMRILEREIIHTRDALDAKDKVMEAYMEAVDKRMIILDDRYPAMHTLTELPEPLIMVAPRTDGKWKAETVVSVPGTFERRLHFPESWAGLRDEELIKVTGVSTAVFCHMHRFLAVAETRDDAIKLAQLALDQK; the protein is encoded by the coding sequence ATGAATAAACATGAACAAATCATTATAGTGACGCACGACGGCGGTTTTCATACTGACGAAGTTTTTGCTTGTGCGGCGTTATCTATGTACTACAAAGATCAGCCACTTGATATTATTCGCTCCCGTGATACTCGAGTTATTGAAACTGCTACCTATGTCGTTGATGTAGGCGGTGTCTATGACAGTGCAGGTAAACGTTTTGACCACCACCAAATCGGCGGTGCTGGCGAACGAGACAATGGTATACCGTATGCGTCGTTTGGGCTTATTTGGAAAGAGTTTGGTAGCAAACTTTGTGGTACTGAAGAAATTAGAGATCAAATCGATCTGCGGTTGGTTTGTCCAATCGATGCAGGGGATAATGGCGTTGAGCTAATGGCCTATACGAAACCTGACGTTCGTCCATATCTTGTACATAATGTGATTTCAAAATTTATCCCGACCTGGAGGGAAGAGACTGATGTTGATGAGGGTTTTATCGAAGCGGTTAATCTCGCCATGAGGATTCTGGAGCGAGAAATTATCCACACACGAGATGCGCTAGATGCCAAAGATAAAGTGATGGAGGCCTATATGGAAGCAGTTGATAAACGCATGATTATTTTAGATGATCGCTATCCTGCCATGCATACACTCACAGAATTACCTGAGCCACTTATTATGGTTGCTCCACGAACTGATGGTAAATGGAAAGCAGAGACTGTTGTGTCAGTGCCGGGAACGTTTGAACGCAGGCTGCATTTCCCAGAATCTTGGGCAGGTTTGAGAGATGAAGAATTAATTAAAGTTACTGGAGTGTCGACTGCAGTTTTTTGTCATATGCATAGATTTCTTGCTGTTGCTGAGACGAGAGATGATGCGATCAAGCTAGCGCAATTAGCATTAGATCAAAAATAA
- a CDS encoding phage holin family protein, whose amino-acid sequence MKIVIHWLILSAAVFVTPYVVSGIHVDTVITAIIVGAVLGFINLIIKPIVKLLTLPINILTLGLFGLLLNGLFFWFVAVLIKGFTVDTFVAALIGAFIVSVLNWIGDKILDK is encoded by the coding sequence ATGAAAATCGTCATTCATTGGCTTATCCTATCTGCTGCAGTATTCGTAACCCCCTATGTCGTCTCCGGTATTCATGTCGATACTGTTATAACAGCGATTATTGTTGGTGCCGTGCTTGGTTTTATCAATCTGATTATCAAACCTATAGTCAAACTTTTGACGCTTCCGATAAACATTTTGACGTTGGGATTGTTCGGGCTACTTTTAAATGGTTTGTTCTTCTGGTTTGTCGCAGTGCTGATCAAAGGCTTTACTGTTGATACATTCGTAGCTGCGCTTATCGGAGCGTTCATTGTATCAGTACTCAATTGGATAGGCGATAAAATCTTGGATAAATAA
- a CDS encoding GatB/YqeY domain-containing protein gives MDTLQQQIKTSIKDAMLAKDSVRLEVLRGISAAMTNDLVAKGRTPQEALSDEEVIAVITKLAKQRKDSIEQFQKGGRADLVTEETAQLAILETYLPKLMDRTEIETLAKAKQAELGITDPTKKGMLMASLMKDLKGKADGMDVKAVVDSLF, from the coding sequence ATGGATACACTGCAACAACAAATTAAGACTAGTATTAAAGACGCTATGCTTGCCAAGGATTCAGTTCGTCTCGAAGTACTTCGTGGCATTAGTGCAGCAATGACGAATGACTTGGTTGCCAAAGGTAGAACCCCACAGGAAGCACTTAGCGATGAAGAAGTTATTGCAGTCATCACCAAACTTGCCAAGCAGCGCAAGGATTCGATTGAACAATTTCAAAAAGGTGGACGTGCGGATTTGGTTACTGAAGAAACTGCACAACTTGCCATACTAGAAACGTATTTACCCAAGCTCATGGATCGAACTGAGATCGAAACATTGGCCAAAGCCAAGCAAGCTGAACTCGGTATTACTGATCCAACAAAGAAAGGTATGCTTATGGCTTCCCTCATGAAAGATCTCAAAGGTAAAGCAGATGGCATGGATGTTAAAGCTGTCGTAGATTCACTTTTCTAA
- a CDS encoding 3'-5' exonuclease, with amino-acid sequence MAYKLLFLDTETTGNETKDYLCQVAWSDGKNRHSALFKPPVPISYESMAVHHITNKMVADKPAFKFSTEHAEVAKRFADEETVFIAHNAIFDLGMLAKEGLVPQKYICTLRVARHLDPEEKISSYRLQYLRYFLDLEVDNSATAHDALGDVLVLEQLFDRLFKKIIETDQCTELEAYQKMIDISSHPSLIKTFKFGKHVDKKVEEVAKIDPGYLEWLLNQKLESNPDDEDWIYTLKHYLGK; translated from the coding sequence ATGGCTTACAAACTCTTATTTCTGGATACTGAAACAACAGGTAATGAGACCAAGGATTACCTGTGCCAAGTTGCATGGAGTGATGGCAAGAACCGTCATAGTGCACTTTTCAAGCCACCAGTACCTATATCCTACGAATCAATGGCAGTACACCATATTACGAATAAAATGGTTGCCGATAAACCTGCGTTTAAATTCAGCACTGAACACGCAGAAGTAGCCAAGCGTTTTGCCGATGAAGAGACAGTGTTTATTGCGCACAATGCCATATTTGATCTGGGCATGTTAGCCAAAGAAGGATTAGTTCCGCAAAAATATATCTGCACACTCAGAGTCGCACGACACCTCGATCCAGAAGAAAAAATATCATCCTATCGCCTCCAATATTTGCGCTACTTTCTGGACCTGGAAGTCGATAACTCTGCGACAGCGCATGATGCACTCGGTGATGTGCTCGTACTCGAGCAATTATTCGATCGATTATTTAAAAAAATCATTGAGACTGACCAGTGCACTGAACTCGAAGCGTATCAGAAAATGATCGACATATCGAGTCACCCATCACTCATAAAGACATTCAAGTTCGGCAAACATGTCGATAAGAAAGTCGAAGAAGTCGCCAAAATTGATCCCGGCTACCTCGAATGGCTTCTCAATCAAAAGCTTGAATCAAACCCCGATGATGAGGATTGGATTTATACACTGAAGCATTATTTAGGAAAATAA
- a CDS encoding DNA recombination protein RmuC: MQSIIIGLLIGGIVGAGIIFFIVRRKKDNTLPSPDAGAMTLLQSQIQELTRTLDTRLGESQKQVNETIRYQSKESQDIIRDITERLTRLDETNKQVVSFTDQLQSLQDILKNPKQRGVLGEYYLETLLKNVLPTGSYEMQYQLGKSDDGSDLIPDAVVFIKDKIIPIDSKFSLENYNRLVEEQDPLQKERLEKAFVNDLKNRITETSKYIQPSKNTMEFAFMFIPHEAIYYDLLINKVGALKDESENLIQRAASKYKVIIVSPTSFLAYLQTVLQGLKAMQIEESAKDIVKRVDELGKHLKGYEEYHNKLGTSLNTVFNHYTNSSKELKKVDKDVMRISGTSAGIETIALLREVEEDN, from the coding sequence ATGCAATCAATCATTATTGGACTTCTCATAGGTGGCATCGTTGGAGCTGGCATTATTTTCTTTATTGTACGAAGGAAAAAGGACAACACACTTCCCTCACCTGACGCTGGTGCTATGACATTACTCCAATCCCAAATCCAAGAACTCACTCGCACGCTCGATACTCGTCTCGGTGAATCACAAAAACAAGTGAACGAAACCATCCGTTACCAAAGCAAAGAATCCCAAGACATCATTCGAGACATCACCGAGCGACTCACTAGACTCGATGAGACCAACAAACAAGTCGTCTCATTTACCGACCAACTGCAAAGTTTGCAAGACATATTAAAGAATCCAAAACAGCGAGGGGTTTTGGGTGAATACTACCTCGAAACCCTTTTGAAAAATGTGCTTCCAACAGGTAGTTACGAAATGCAGTACCAGCTCGGTAAATCTGATGATGGTAGTGACCTCATTCCTGATGCAGTCGTATTCATCAAAGATAAAATCATTCCTATTGATTCCAAATTCTCACTCGAAAATTATAACCGTCTCGTCGAGGAGCAAGACCCCCTCCAAAAAGAGCGTCTCGAGAAAGCATTCGTCAATGATCTCAAGAATCGCATTACAGAAACTTCCAAATATATCCAGCCAAGCAAGAACACTATGGAATTCGCCTTCATGTTTATTCCCCACGAAGCCATTTATTATGATCTTCTCATCAACAAAGTCGGTGCACTCAAAGATGAGTCCGAAAATCTTATCCAACGAGCTGCTTCGAAGTATAAAGTCATTATTGTTTCTCCGACTTCATTTCTGGCATACCTACAGACCGTCCTCCAAGGTCTCAAAGCCATGCAAATCGAAGAGAGTGCTAAAGACATCGTCAAGCGTGTTGATGAGCTCGGCAAGCATCTGAAAGGATATGAGGAGTACCATAACAAGCTTGGCACAAGCTTGAACACTGTGTTCAATCATTACACAAACTCAAGCAAAGAACTTAAAAAAGTAGACAAAGATGTTATGCGAATATCTGGTACAAGCGCAGGCATTGAAACGATTGCACTCCTACGGGAAGTTGAAGAAGATAATTAA
- a CDS encoding alpha/beta hydrolase produces MILMIFLSIFALLAMVFVLMLLLTHFRVYVLPNNKIKTIFKKTSTAYTEGRITSKDQSIFYRQSGNGLPLLFIHGSPGSADVFVDYQAENKLAEKYTMVTYDRPGYGRTSGGVRSLAQQVQIAHEVLVTQFPNKKVTIVGHSYGGTIAALLVLEHPEVAEQVILFAPMLDPVGEEGKGWKRLSQRISFISYIAPFIAYPFRASAKEIYAFPNAIRQYIDRLKTIRIPIKLITGTRDFLVPISNVAFAKTYFDPNILSTEVISGMSHFIPQHYPEVIKKALLKK; encoded by the coding sequence ATGATACTCATGATTTTCTTAAGCATATTCGCCCTACTTGCTATGGTTTTTGTACTTATGTTGCTTTTGACGCATTTTCGCGTGTATGTATTGCCGAATAATAAAATTAAAACGATTTTTAAAAAAACTAGTACTGCATATACTGAAGGAAGAATCACCTCTAAAGATCAGAGTATTTTTTATCGACAAAGTGGAAATGGTTTGCCACTGTTGTTTATTCATGGATCACCTGGCTCAGCAGATGTATTTGTTGATTATCAGGCAGAAAATAAACTTGCAGAAAAATATACCATGGTGACCTATGATCGACCTGGGTATGGGAGGACGTCTGGTGGTGTGCGCTCGCTCGCTCAACAAGTTCAGATTGCACATGAAGTCCTGGTTACACAATTTCCAAATAAGAAAGTTACAATCGTTGGTCATTCATATGGAGGCACGATCGCAGCGTTGCTTGTATTAGAACATCCGGAAGTTGCTGAACAAGTTATTCTTTTTGCGCCGATGCTCGATCCTGTCGGTGAAGAAGGCAAGGGGTGGAAACGCTTATCGCAGAGAATATCTTTTATTAGCTACATTGCGCCGTTTATTGCGTATCCATTCCGAGCCAGTGCTAAGGAGATTTACGCATTCCCAAATGCAATCAGGCAATATATTGATAGATTGAAAACAATTCGGATTCCAATAAAACTTATTACAGGCACAAGGGATTTCTTGGTGCCAATATCAAATGTTGCATTTGCTAAAACATATTTTGACCCAAATATCCTTAGTACAGAAGTAATTTCTGGCATGTCACATTTTATTCCACAGCACTATCCGGAAGTAATTAAAAAAGCACTACTAAAAAAATAG
- a CDS encoding EVE domain-containing protein, with product MYYWLLKTEGECYSIDDLKRDAKTAWTGIRNYQARNYMRDGMHIGDLALFYHSGANAGIYGIAKIVSKSYPDLTQFDKKDDHFDPKATKTKPIWQCVDIAFVKKFKQPLLLSQIKFDSALEGMVVRARGSRLSVQPVLENHFTYIKNLAK from the coding sequence ATGTATTACTGGCTTTTAAAAACCGAAGGTGAATGTTACTCAATCGATGACTTGAAGCGTGATGCAAAAACCGCCTGGACAGGCATTCGCAATTACCAAGCTAGAAACTATATGCGAGATGGTATGCACATTGGAGATTTGGCATTGTTTTATCATTCAGGTGCCAATGCGGGCATCTATGGTATTGCAAAAATAGTTTCAAAATCATATCCAGATCTGACACAATTCGACAAGAAAGATGATCACTTTGACCCAAAAGCAACAAAAACAAAACCAATTTGGCAATGTGTTGATATAGCTTTTGTCAAAAAATTTAAGCAACCACTACTGCTTAGTCAGATTAAATTTGACTCTGCATTAGAAGGTATGGTTGTGCGAGCACGCGGCAGTAGGTTGTCTGTCCAGCCAGTATTAGAGAACCATTTTACATATATTAAAAATTTAGCAAAATAG
- a CDS encoding ABC-F family ATP-binding cassette domain-containing protein, which yields MAKAESILSFENVSFEYSENKPILDEVNFTVRRGTKITIMGQNGAGKSTIFDLITRGHTVESGVINRMQGLTIALSRQVIPREDLELTVREFFQKCFSKKIHAIDPMIDDVLEVVNLKHHEQLHERIVGSFSGGQQARLLLASALIQDPDLLLLDEPTNNLDKAGILHLTEFLKSYTKTVMVISHDADFLNSFTDGVLYLDIYTRKVEQYAGNYFNVAEQIKVRVEKENSKNARLTKEAIEKKEKANFFAMKGGRLRLLAKRMREDAAEMEENQVDVRKEDKTIRPFTIPAQEDILGDIVTITSFTTIQKHKPTTRKANIKLKKNQHLLLQGPNGIGKSTLLESMANGTSAGVEILKGVKVGYYRQDFSTLNFDDTVYASLMAVMDKKDEQHMRSVAAGFLITSEAIKTKIGDLSEGQKGLVAFARLVLERPGLLILDEPTNHINFRHIPLIAEALDTYKGAMILVSHVPEFVASIRIDEILDLEK from the coding sequence ATGGCAAAAGCGGAAAGCATATTATCATTTGAAAATGTTTCGTTTGAATATAGCGAGAACAAGCCTATCTTAGATGAGGTTAATTTTACTGTACGTCGTGGCACCAAGATTACTATCATGGGCCAAAATGGCGCTGGCAAGAGTACGATTTTTGATCTTATTACCAGAGGCCATACAGTAGAATCAGGTGTCATCAATCGTATGCAAGGACTCACGATTGCGCTCTCCCGCCAAGTTATACCGAGAGAAGATTTGGAGCTCACGGTTCGAGAATTTTTCCAGAAATGCTTTTCGAAGAAGATCCATGCTATTGATCCTATGATTGATGACGTCTTGGAGGTGGTTAATCTGAAGCATCATGAACAGTTGCACGAGCGGATAGTTGGATCATTCTCTGGTGGTCAACAAGCAAGACTGTTGCTCGCTTCCGCACTTATTCAAGACCCAGATCTCTTGCTATTAGATGAACCAACCAATAATCTCGATAAGGCTGGTATTCTCCATCTGACTGAATTTTTAAAATCTTACACCAAAACTGTCATGGTAATTTCCCATGATGCGGATTTCTTGAACTCATTTACTGATGGAGTGCTGTACCTAGATATTTATACTCGTAAAGTTGAGCAGTATGCAGGAAACTATTTCAACGTTGCCGAACAAATCAAAGTGCGCGTGGAAAAAGAGAATAGTAAAAACGCCAGACTTACCAAAGAGGCAATTGAGAAAAAGGAGAAAGCAAATTTCTTTGCAATGAAAGGAGGACGCTTACGACTTTTGGCTAAACGCATGCGCGAAGATGCAGCTGAAATGGAAGAAAATCAAGTCGATGTGCGCAAAGAGGACAAGACAATCCGACCGTTTACGATACCAGCTCAGGAAGATATATTAGGTGATATTGTAACCATAACTTCTTTTACAACAATACAAAAGCACAAACCGACAACTCGCAAAGCAAATATAAAACTCAAGAAAAATCAGCATTTGTTGCTCCAAGGGCCAAATGGTATTGGCAAGAGTACATTGCTCGAATCAATGGCAAATGGTACCAGTGCAGGTGTGGAAATTCTAAAAGGCGTAAAAGTAGGCTACTATCGGCAAGATTTCTCGACACTCAATTTTGATGATACGGTATACGCATCACTCATGGCTGTTATGGATAAGAAAGATGAACAACATATGCGAAGCGTTGCAGCAGGATTTCTTATTACATCTGAAGCAATCAAAACTAAAATTGGAGATCTATCAGAAGGTCAAAAAGGCTTGGTTGCATTTGCAAGACTCGTGCTCGAGCGACCAGGACTCCTTATTCTCGATGAGCCTACGAATCATATTAACTTTCGCCATATTCCGCTGATTGCAGAAGCACTCGATACATATAAGGGTGCTATGATTCTCGTATCGCACGTGCCAGAATTTGTCGCTAGTATCCGCATAGATGAAATTCTCGATTTGGAGAAATAG
- a CDS encoding cold shock domain-containing protein, whose product MKGTIKTLVRDRGFGFITREGETKDLFFHSKELNGITFEELKEGDEVTFDITDGEKGPAATNVSRA is encoded by the coding sequence ATGAAGGGAACAATCAAAACTCTTGTACGAGATCGAGGATTTGGATTCATTACTCGCGAAGGCGAGACAAAGGATCTCTTTTTTCACTCAAAAGAGTTAAATGGTATTACATTTGAAGAATTGAAAGAAGGCGATGAAGTCACTTTCGATATCACTGACGGCGAAAAAGGCCCAGCAGCGACAAATGTATCACGTGCATAA
- a CDS encoding HD domain-containing protein → MIYTSKIKEAIRFSIKTHEVYQKQKRKGKDIPYIVHPLTVGIILAAAGTSEHVIIAGILHDTIEDSVIDKKVTKEMLTERFGVQVADLVSAVTEENTIESWHERKKHAREHIAHFSEEALILKSADVIANTSDLVHDHSKEGLATFERFGFPKEVFIGVYINVIGEILKYSKSNPLVEDLEDVLKALQALTTPDVIL, encoded by the coding sequence ATGATTTACACATCAAAAATTAAAGAGGCAATTCGTTTTTCGATTAAAACTCACGAAGTCTATCAGAAGCAGAAGCGCAAAGGTAAAGATATTCCGTATATCGTGCATCCACTGACGGTTGGCATAATATTGGCAGCAGCAGGTACTAGTGAGCATGTTATTATCGCAGGCATTTTGCATGACACGATTGAAGATAGTGTCATCGACAAGAAGGTAACCAAAGAAATGCTTACAGAAAGATTTGGCGTGCAGGTTGCAGACCTTGTAAGTGCGGTTACCGAGGAAAATACTATAGAGTCGTGGCACGAGAGAAAAAAGCACGCTAGAGAGCATATTGCACATTTTTCAGAAGAAGCGCTAATCTTAAAATCGGCTGATGTGATCGCCAATACATCGGATTTGGTCCATGATCATTCTAAGGAAGGTCTTGCAACATTTGAGCGATTTGGTTTCCCAAAAGAAGTATTTATAGGCGTTTATATTAATGTTATTGGGGAAATTTTGAAATATAGCAAATCAAATCCTTTAGTAGAAGATTTGGAAGATGTCCTAAAAGCATTGCAGGCACTTACTACGCCTGACGTTATCCTTTGA
- a CDS encoding SWIB/MDM2 domain-containing protein: protein MPTPKVNSAFMKPMNISDELAAVVGKGPMPRSEVVKALWVYIKKNDLQDPKNKRNINADENLKKVFGGKAVVNMFEMTKLVSKHLS from the coding sequence ATGCCAACACCAAAAGTAAACTCTGCATTTATGAAGCCTATGAACATAAGCGATGAACTCGCAGCTGTCGTAGGTAAAGGCCCAATGCCTCGTTCTGAAGTTGTAAAGGCCCTCTGGGTCTACATAAAGAAGAATGATCTTCAAGATCCAAAAAACAAGCGCAATATTAATGCAGACGAAAACCTCAAGAAAGTGTTTGGCGGCAAAGCCGTCGTTAATATGTTTGAAATGACGAAGCTCGTTTCAAAACATCTCTCATAA
- a CDS encoding arylesterase gives MKKWLIIILILVGVGTLVYALMQISKKEVPIPKNPTIIGFGDSLVAGYGATGGNDFISVLSKSIGQPIQNFGVSGDTTADALVRINTVTVKDPGIVILLIGGNDILRNVPIVETEKNIRTIVETFTKQKTIVVLVGVRGALLNDSYGPMYESIAHDNDLIYVPNILGGLIGNSTYMYDAVHPNDAGYMRVAEKIEDAIRPLLSK, from the coding sequence ATGAAAAAGTGGCTGATTATTATTTTGATTCTCGTAGGTGTTGGTACTTTAGTTTATGCATTGATGCAAATCAGTAAGAAAGAAGTGCCAATTCCTAAAAACCCTACGATCATTGGTTTTGGTGATAGTTTAGTTGCAGGGTACGGGGCAACAGGAGGCAATGACTTTATTTCAGTTTTATCAAAAAGTATAGGGCAGCCTATACAGAACTTTGGCGTTAGTGGCGATACAACGGCAGATGCTCTTGTCCGCATAAATACTGTTACAGTCAAAGATCCAGGGATTGTGATACTACTCATCGGAGGCAATGATATTTTGAGAAACGTACCTATAGTAGAAACAGAAAAAAATATCCGTACTATTGTTGAAACTTTTACAAAACAAAAAACTATAGTTGTTCTGGTGGGAGTGCGAGGTGCTTTACTTAATGATTCTTATGGACCGATGTATGAATCGATAGCTCACGATAACGATCTTATCTACGTCCCTAATATTTTGGGAGGTTTGATTGGGAACAGTACCTATATGTATGATGCAGTTCACCCTAATGACGCAGGGTATATGCGAGTTGCGGAAAAAATAGAAGATGCCATACGACCACTACTTAGTAAATAA